The nucleotide sequence AGATCCTCACAGTACTTGACCTGGTTAAAGATAAAATATGTGCCATGTTATAAAATCCCTAATGGAGGACACTGCATGAAAATGGGGTAACTCAGGAGTTTGTCATATTATCACATCTAAATTTGAAGATCTTTAAAGCACTGGATGGttgcattatttgtttttcaattttgaggATACGGCTGCCATAATAATGGGGTAATTTTGGtacaaaaaaaaaccgttaGTAATATCTAGTCATTTCTTCTCAAAGATTGTAAAGGTGACGTCAATCATTTGATTTTCGGAATCTTCCCGGTTTTGGATTGATAGTTCTGTCGTATTTTGTTTGAAGCATCTCAACCAGCTAGAATTCTGAATCTTTGCAATCAATTGACTATCTCACGTTTTGGCATAGCCAATCGTTACGAGGCTCAAACCAGAGACCTCACATATGGTACAGTTTTTCTTAAACAGGGACCTCCGCCTAGAAAACacttataaaaaatattttctcattttttttagtgTCAAAAGTATTAGCAATAGAAAATATCTGGATTATTGGTATTAGCTATACTATAGACAGTTGTATTCTAACCAGATTGATGTAAGGAACATACATTCCAAAAGATCCCACCATCAAAGAAATGACGACGAAAGTGAAAACAGGAAACGTCCACACACTGCAGTAAAAAGAGATTCTTCTCTTAATTcctacttttttttccatgtccAACGCTTCTGCTTTTATCTCCGTCACTATTGTTGTTGCAACTACGTTTGGATTGAAATTCAAACTCAAAATGCAAACAAGAGCGAAGGTTGCCGTCATTATTCTAAACGTGTTTCTCCAACCAAACGCGTCCAAAAGAATCTGTAGTAACGGACCTGTGTAAAGAACACCTATACTCGACCCCAATGCCGTTATACCAACAGCTAATGAgagtttttcattaaaatattttccaagtaCCAAATAGTTGGAGTTATAAATGAAGCACGCTCCCGAGCCGTACACCAAACCATAGGTAAAATACATAAGATTGAGGCTATTGGCGAAGGAAGTTGCCACCAGACCTGTCACGCATAGCAATCCCCCTAAAAAACACGTTATACGACATCCAAAGCGATCGCACAGGTATCCGGCCGGCAAACTTGCGAACCATACCATAGCTAGGCCGATTGAACCAACCCAGGCTGTGAAAGAGACGATTTTCAAATCAGTTCCTTTCATTTTAGTGGTCAGGGAAAGCATATTACCATCGATATCTCAATTAATCAGGCGAAATTCACCTGTTCTTCAGACCCGATCGAGTCTCTTTCAAACGGCCTAAAGGGTGCAGGGTTATGGATATTCTAGCGCCTTCTTGCATTTcacaaatttgaataatttactATAAATATCTTCGCATTATGCCTCCTGGAGCTCACCTGGGTCGTGCGGAGTCATTAGCGCAAGCTATTTCATACAGCGATAGTAATCACTAGTTAACATCCTTAACTACGAGGACGGGAAGTGACTTTAAAATTCCGTTGATGAATCGTCGCACAACTGATTAGTAGCGCTTAAGAATCTCATTGAAGATTACCGTTCTATGATACCCATTTTTCCGCTGAGTTTTCCAAAATCAGCTTCGTAGTATATTTCACATAACTTTTTCATATCCAACGCAGATTTTACTTATAAATATCGAAAGAAAAAGTTCCCGAGCATATATAGTTCAATCCTCAATTCACACCACAGCCATTTGAGTTATGTAGTCAGCAGACCGTAAAAGCTTGCTGTTTATCTGAAAAGTCCCTTATTAGTACATTGTGGCAGGGAGAAGAAGAAATTAGCTTGAGGCCGATCATCGGCACTGttcaaaaaattcaacattttaaaGGAACATTTGGCTACACTTAGATCTTTCAATCAGTGAAGACAAGTTTTATATCCAACGtctgaaagtttttttgttttgttcgtgtGTTATGGAATTATCTCGTTGTCTGCCCTCAGGCCTGTAAAGCCGCCAGAGTCACGATCAGAACCGAACAACGatgtcaatttttaattaactcataacttttcaaaacagaTTTCTCACCAACATACCTGTTCTCCCTCTTGTGGCATTAAAGTGCCTCATCAACTCTGGAAACAAAACTCCAAAGCTGAGTGTAAAGCCCAGATTAATACCATTACACACAGCCGCtgcaaaacaaacaacccaCGACCATAAGCTATCTTGGAACCTTTCACCATCAAACAACCGCGTGAGCTTTTTGAAAGCGTTTCCTCCTTCTTCTCTGTTATCCATAATAGTGTGGAGTTCACCCAAGTCGTTCTAACAGAACACACGCATATTGATCTAGTTTCAACCGGTCGACACGCGCGTCTGTATACAAATAAAGCCTCATTACGTAGTTCACACCATCATCACGAGCGCTAAGGGCAAAAATAGAATCTATGATCACGCTTTTTACAAACTCGTGCACATTATGGGAGAACTTTTTGGTTTCTAGTTTCTAGTTTCCTTATGTAAGAGTACATGTGTGCAAAACCTCGTTGAAGAGTTTGGGgtgtaaaagaaagaaatacatagatatttatatattttacagatgttttggtgtgtattATCTCTGAGTATTTTTAACCGCAACCCtgcgggctcgtcaaaatacaaacaacgagtgAAATACTCAGTAATGCCACACATCAAAACGCCAAATTAGTTATTTGTTATCAAACtgctttattttcaaatcaagTTGAGGAGGTTACATAGGGTTTTTTGACCGCGCTAGATTTGGGTGCGAACACAGCAAGAGCTTTTTGGTGGCTCGATATGACCGCACGATTGTTATCAGAAAAGGTGTGTTAAAACAGTTGAACACAATAAGcttttatgtgatggaatctgGGGCTTCCAGCTACTGCACTCGTAATATCCATAGGCCTTtcacgcctgaaaaagaggtcaaccgaaaagaatACActgtgggaaagattgccaaaaggcgacagattcgaaagtctacACATGCTTAGATACCGATCTTGGCGAAGCTTCTAGTCCATTACGTagtgttttgcgacaaagaaaatagagatCTTTCGAGtaagatttatcgcgtttccCTCGGTGGAATTTCTTAGGATTTGATAAAACGTTAAACATATTTGAGCCCTCCCTAGTgcctgttgattaaaaaaattcacaagaccaaatttgagacGGAGgatgaaaacacaaaattgtaaatagcGAGGAAACGGCCTTTGTAACCCCGATattttcggcttttaaatgatcggcaggacaattttcacaaatttggaaaattttgagagattttaacgaagcaaattgaagaaaatcaaaggcaaagggAAATTATCGTGGATCCTtagcttaataacgaaaatcattttgataatatttactacagcaaacgacAGTCCGAACCTTGCTCGttgccttttgatggctttaaGCGGccttgaaaagcgaaaacatgaaaaatttcaactttttcccttttatgaAATTATATCGACAGACGATACATGATTATTGCAGCTGTAAAAAAagctaaacaaaacaaacaggaaaTCAAAACCGTGCCTATAAATAGGTTTTTCACCTTTTACTGCAGTGGAAATAGCTTATTTGAAATTCGTCTAAAGTTCCGCTctataaattgtttttcagCGCTGTTACCGTCTTACAGAATTGTAGGAAAGCTTACAAAACGTTTTAAGAGCTGTTATTGTCCATTTAGACAAGTTAGATTCTCAGTGACAACCACGACTGGACTCGTATTAATTTTCAACTTCTTCCTCACGAATACGACACAGAATATCTAAGCCAACTTAAAACCAAAGGTCCTCTTATGGCTCGATCATCATTTTTACacggataaaaaaaaatacaagcaaaaactagaaaaaaattaagttcacTCTAACTTAACTCGTGACTCGAACTTGACTCGTCACGAGTATCGGGTATGACCGATTTACGCACACGTAAAATTAGAGTGTACtagatttttaatattttccttcgACATTTTGACGACTCGGATGACCCAAAAGTTGACCCAAGCTTGCACAATTTGCCTCCGTATAAATGCACACATGCTTAACTTGCGCCATCTGCTTGGCCCTCTATATAATCCTCTATACAGggcaaaagagaagaaataaaacctAATCAAACTGCTTTAAATCAGACCAGAAAACTCACACGATACAAAGAAACAAACCGCTATAGCCAGATAATTTTGTTCCTAGTGAGTGCTTGTTTCTTAGGTTGAGAGCGAAACCGTTTATTTCCATACAAATCCTTATATTTAGCCCATCGCACAACGTaaaatatttgtatatttatggAGGCTAATTGTGcgagcttgggccacctgtaaAAGACCTAAATTTGTTAATTAATACTTACGGTTTAGTGTACGGAATGGAGGCGTGTTTCATTTGCAATTCTTACTTCATGGTTTTTGGAacacattttaaacaaaaactctCGTTAGCTGTTGGTAGAACGCCATTAGGATCTAGTGCAGGTATCCTTTACAGCGGCCCGTTGCTACAGGCTCTTTTGGACGCGTTTGGATGGAGAAACACCTTAAGAATAATGACGGCAACCTTCGCTCTTGTTTGCATTTTGAGCTTGAATTTCAAGGAGCGACAACATCGTAGGTGGATGTAGAATTAGAAACTTTAGATGTGAAATAAAGAGTAGGAATTAAGAGAAGAATCACTTTTTACCGCCGCGTGTGGACGTTTTCTGTTTACTCTTTTGTCGTCATTTGGGAGGTTTTGGATGTTCATTCCTATAATCAATCTGTGACGGTAGTATACAGCTGTTCATAGTATAGCTataaaaggaataaatatttgttaaatgtGTCGATACGGGCGAAGGTCCATATTCAAGAAAATCTGTATCATATTTGAGTTTTAGAGAAAGGTTGCATGGGTTATGCATGGTCTTGTTAATACTTGTGCGCCATTAAAAAGTATCAGTATTAGTCATTTGCATATCAGGTTGTGTGCTGAGCAGAGGGtctcaatttcaaaatcatcagTCCCTCTCGCCAGGAGTCTAAATCTAAACTAACTCCGTCTTCACAGCCTATAGGCATTAGGCAAGTTTTACCTCGGGATTCCAATATTTATTTGGAGGTGAATAGTCAGCCTGTTCTACTCATCAATGTGGAACAGGCTGAGTTATGAAAACATGGAACAGGCGAGTTATAACCATTGACCCTGCGACCGGCACACAAAATCAATTTACAACTtatgaaaaattcccttttcaAATTTGGACCTTCATTTTGAAGATCTATGGAATTATTGGAATTCCCTCTGTCTCTCCTCTTCTCTCCTTAAGTGccattgaaaaatttataaagcTAGAATCTGTATAAATCCTAACTAGATCAAATATTGTGAAGATCTTGGGATCATGGCGTAGAGTGCCTCTCGATTGTTCATCTTCATAGGCCTTATCTCATCTCTTGCACGGATTCTGTCAGGAAAACTGTGCGAAAATCCAAAGATTAACCCAGTGTTTGTTTATCAGTTGTCAATGTTTATCGATGGTGTATCTGCCCTCCTGTTACCTTCTACAACCAAATACTGAGCTTTAGTTGTATTTAGCGGTGCTTATGGAACAAGCGATGGCATTCTTATATCAACATCATGTTACATCTTGCTTAGTTGtgtggataaaaaaaaaaagaaaaatagcttcATTCTGTATCGAATGCTTGCTTTAAAAGCGGCGACTGGCGGACCAATTGCTGCAGGCAAGTATTTCTCAACACAGAAGTTAAGTGTTACTCTCCTAAAAGCCGTCTCGTTTGAACTTAAGACGCCTGTACGTTCATGTTCTTGTCATCCAACgctttctccttttttcagCGTAAGAAAGGATTTCCGTCATCTAACATTGCGAAAGCGTAGATTCTTCCTTTCAAAGTAAGGAAAAAGATGTATTGATCTAGAGAATGATACACGCGTAGACATGCAATTTTTCTTCGAGTGTTCCACTAAATGGCTCACGAGTGAGCGGAGCGAAAGGGGTGAgttatcgagttgaacacgagaagagaaattccctATCTACATGCAACCATGCATTATTTTGAGTACTATACCATtaaatagccctttactgacaaaaAAAGACGTCTTTATTGAtggatgaaaaaattaaggTCCACAATCTCAGAAATAGagtcgtaaagtgcgttggcaaaaaggctcaagatggaaaatgcgttgaatcattacagaaacaaacaatgggcataaatttcaatttacaaaattctcagtaaCTGACTTTTTCCTCAacgacagaaaaaaagtttttcaggtacacagccaaaatcggcctgtggcaatCTTCCGCGGGCAGAAGTCGATTTccgttctcagccgcgagaaattcttttaccaaagccactgaatacgtaactttcggtttttcctcTCTTCAGTTTGGccttcttccccttctaggcAATTTTGAACGACAgtgtctgtaagcgatacgaattcagtttttcagtgttttagaaGCGGCAGTAATTCGAGAAAACattggattgagaatggtgaggGCTTTGCTATTTATTCGTCAACATGGCAGAGTGGCGCAAAAGGCGCGAAAGGCGTGACATGTCAGCAGTTGATTGGTGATGTCAAACACGCGTGAAAAATTATCGTGTTTTCTCTCCTGTATTCTTACGGattttctcagggctggaaatccttgaaaaacacCGCAATTTTATACGACAAATGGCTTTCACATGAAAGTACATGCCCCTTACAATTTCTTTGCAAGTTAACTTAGTTCAGTACGTGACAGACTCTTGCAAGAGTCATTTATCCAACTCACCAGCATTTCGAGCTTCGTCTCATAACGTTTGGTACTAATCTTTCTGTCTTTGGTTTTGCGTTGATCTCCACAGGACTGATCGCAGACCAAACAAGAAACTACATCGATTCCTTTCACATGACCGGCGGTATTGTGATGTTTGCATTCTTGATTCCCTTTGCATTGATTTTCATCAACCGGAGAAAGTCTCGAGTCATTCCGATTGTGacaagagaaatgaaagaccaaaaaataaagtGTACTGCTCCAAGAGCCGATGTGGTAGCTAATAACTTCCCTGCTCAGAGCTGACATACTCGGGCTGTCTCCAGAGTAAAAGTCTTTCGTCttttacagttaaactgaaaagCCTCGATGCCTTTGAAATCGGCTTGTTACGTAAGGAGAATAGCATATGGTCAGTTTGCCTTCAACGAGATCTAATTTCACGAACAAAAGCGCTGATAAGAGGAGCGAGTGACCGAAAGAGATTTAAATCAGATGATTTAACACGAAACTGTGAAGCGCTTTAACTTTCTTTATTTGCATGGGAAAAAGCTGTAGAAATTTCCTGTTAAAAGCAACGGAAAGAGTTTTTTCTACCCAGACTTGACTGTATCCTTCTTAAAGCTCGGGCTCTaaagattgaaatttttcacttttgacatatatgcgttattgactgagcgtgaggtcaagatggctggatattggcagagttcctttttttctccatttttatgGACCAGTAAAACGCCAAAAAGGAACGATGCTAATATCcagccacagagactccacggtgagcgtGGTTTGCAACACAATAAACCCACGAGGGTCGTTTgatgttttcgttgtttttaaTGTCTTCTGCTGCagtaaattttctttagtccTCCTCTCCTTACACTTCATTAGCGACAACTTATCCCCCCTCCGTCCCCCCCCTGGAATCCATGTCatcccccaaaatcctccaccccctctccccttaagataaataatgactggtgtGGTCCCTTAGATACGATTTTTGCGTGGGTAGTTTTATTGACGTTATACTAGAAAAATAATCACATGAGTCGCTCGTACATTTTGTGATCTGTATCCTCACTCGGAATATGCTGAAAGgctttctaaaaataaaaaaatttaaaaatcactcTTGCCTAGCTAGAAATTTGAAGATACACTCGCGTTCATGCAATTATCAATACTACAAGTAATTCCTGGCGAGCGCGACAGAGGTAGAAAAATTTCATCATTCTGTCAGTGACGTAAGGTAAAAAAGCATGTGCagtttgcttttgttgttgtttttttttatcatgcgAGATATTTACGCTTCTAATGACGTCACATAAAGTTGCAAGTGAAAAGAGCCCATTGCCCGTTGGCGTTGCAATAATTTAACCTCTGAAATTTCACTGTGGCAGAAATAAAAGCACTCCATACCGGCAGCTTCGTGTTAGAACATACAATCTCTTTTTTTCACAAGTTCCACTTACCAACGCCTTTTTGACAAAAATcagattttcaaaaatatttatctcaAAGGAGAACAAATTATACGCTCTTCACTGTTAGGGCCTAACAGCGTGCATCAGATTACTATATACCGAGCCAAAGAGGCTCCTAAGACGAGTGACTGTTACTCTGAAGACTCTGGTCAACAGACTAAAAAAGGTTGGCAAcgttgaaactaaaaaaaagtctttaaatCTCAAGTGATGATATGATATATTTTTAGCTAACAGGAAAGTCATTGACTGTCACATTTGCTCTAGGAGTAGTGTTTGTTGCTTCCTCGTCTCAAACTTCTCTTGACCGGCACTGTTAGACTGACTTGAAGACTTTCTCCTGTTGATGAAAATCAATGCAAAGGGAATAACAAATGCTAACATCAGAACACCACCGGTCATTTTGAACGAACTGATATAGTTTCCTGTTTGATCGGCCATTAAACCTGTGGAAAATAAAAGATGCAAAAGATACATGAGAGGCTTTCAGAGAAAGCATTGCGAGACAAGTTATTCTGTTGTGCTGATGGGCCCTCCTCAGGGGCCTGTTCAGAACTTGTCATTTATTGAATAGTTCATGACATGGAAAAGATACTGAAAATGCAAAGGGAGTCATGAGATTAGAACGATTTCTGAGGTTACTGTGAACTGAATTGCGACATTTCATGgttgtttgaaataattttgcaagAAAACATTTACAAAGTGGACTTTTTTTAGAGCGTGAACATTTTCAAACATTAAAACTTCCCAAAGTGTGATATTTTGAAAGTCAGAGGCTGATAGCTGGAGAAGCTGTCATTCTTTGTACAACCATTGTATCTCTTCCTTCTATTTCCTATTTTGCattatgaacattttttttaccGATTGCTGTCATGCAAAGAGCCTGTAAAAGGGCATATGAACTGCTATGCAAAAGCCTTTTCATGCTTTTTCCGCCTACTTTAAGAGAAAGGAATCTACTTTTTTACAACGTCAGATAGGAAATATCCATATCCTTTCTTAGGGTAAAATAAATCCTTGGATAACAAATACAGGTAAATGAGATGGTCGATAGTTCAGAGGTGATAGGTTTTGGCAATCGGAGGAGAGTACCTCTACAGATCTGTCTAGAGAAAGTCTTACCAGCGATTGGCCCGCCAGTCGcaactgaaaatgaataaagCAGGCATTCGATACAAAATGCAgcagtttttctcttttcatccacGCAGCTAAGTGGGATGTAATTCGCTGTTGATATAAAAATTCCATCGCTTGTTCCATATGCACAGCTAAATACAACTAAGGCCCAATATTTGGTTGCGTAAGGTAACAGGAGCACAGATACACCACCCATAAACAGCGACGACTGATAAACAAATACTGGGTTAATCGTTGGACTGTTGCACAGTTTTCCGGACAGAATTCGTGCAAGTGATGAGGTGAGGCCAATGAAGATAAACAGTCGAGAGGCACTTTGCGCTGTGATCCCAAGATCCTCACAGTACTTGACCTGGGTAAAATTAATACTGGTGTTAAGTAACGATGACATAATTTTTCAACAGTGAAAAcagatgagaaaacaaaaggagaaattctcgTAATTACACAGATTATCAACATAAACATCCAGATTTGAGAGGGAATACTCAGTGTTCAAAGGTTGTCAGTTGAATTTCGTCTGAAAATGTATCAATCACATAACAGCTTCGCGGATAAATATCCGAGCATAGTTTCCCGCCAAACCAGGGCTTTTATTTACTCAGATTTGTTTACTCATAATTCTTTTCCAGAACAGAAGTATTTGTAAGACTCTGCGTAGCTATATACTAACCAGATTCAATTGAGGAATGAACATTCCAAAACTTGCCACCGATACAGAAATGACGACAAAAGTGTAAACAGGATATGTCCACACGCTGCAGTAAAAAGATATTCTACCCTTAGTTCCTACTTGTTATTCCAATGTTTCCAATTCTACATCCACCAACGATGTCATTTTTACAACATACGGATTGAAATTCAAactcaaaatacaaacaagagCGAAGGTTGCCGTCATTATTCTAAACGTGTTTCTCCAACCAAATGCGTCCAAAAGAGCCTGAAGTAACGGGCCTGTGTACAAGACACCTACACTCGACCCCAATGCAGTTATACCAACAGCTACTGAGAGTTTTTTGTCGAAATACTTTCCAACCGCGAGATAGTAAGAGTTAAAAATGAAGCAGGCCCCCAAACCGTACACCAAGCTGTAAGTAAAGTACATCAGAGTGAGGCTATTGGCGAACGAAGTCGCTACCAAACCTGCAATGCACATGATTCCTCCCATAAAACATGTGATGCGACATCCAAAGTGATCACACAAATATCCAGCCGGCAAACTGGCAAACCAAACCATGGCCAGGCCGATGGAGCCAACCCAGGCTGTTAAAAAGATGATTTTCACTGATATTAGTTCCATTCATTTCAGTAGTTTAAGTACCAATACAAAGTCAGCTGGATATCTTTTTAGGAAAAACATATTGTAACGGTTGTTGACATTTCAAGAGAGTGATATTATGTTCCTCTTCAGACAGAATTCAACAACAACCATGCCATCTGGGATAAATAGCCATGGCGTTATAGTGCTTCACTAATTCCAACTTGCATTTCATCGATAAAAATATATCATCTCAGCGTGGtaggttttattttcaaaaactgcCCAAGTCTAGTGTCGCATCTTATCTGCGTTATGAGCCAGGATGCTCGTGGGTCACgtattaatgagatcttagaGGTTTGTGCAACACCGGAAACTTCTTTATTACTCTCATTTGCATACTAAACATTTGTGGCTTTACACTTGGCTAAGAAAGGTCACTTTAGAAGACATTTCATAGTAATTGTTTAGAAAACCTAAATTCATTTGTTTGCGCTTCCAAGATTTCCAATGGATCATTTCAAGGGATTTGCTCACTCTATTCTTGATTTTCCAGCATCACTTCACTAAATTGATGCAAAAGTTCTCTTACATATCACATTTTCGATCTGTAGCTCATGCAGCAGATATTAATTTATCAGCAGAGGGCCCCAAGCTTATTGTTTATATGAAAGACTCCCTCATTAGTACTCTGCGGGAGAAGACTCTTCAGGCTTAAATAACTCAAGGCCGATTATTTAAACGAAAGCTGTCGAAGGCCTCAATCATAGACAAACAGTGGATCACAAGAATTCATTATGGATgcgttgttttttaaaaatgaacaatCGTCTTCATCGTATACTACAGGTCTTCTTAAACAGTTTGCAAAAATCAACGTTTTTAGTGAAAaagcgtttagctttattgaaCATGGTTTACTAAAACCAAGGTTTGCATTACCACGGCTCCAgtaagtcttaaaataaaaaacaagacagaaaaaaaaagaagcggTCTCCTGTCGCTCCAAAGCTGTTTCGTTTATTCATAATGGTTATTTACATGATTGTCTCATAGTGCGCCGTCAGACCTAAGTCAGTGTTCTGATTAGAATTGAACGACAAAATCAGCGCTTAGTTTATAACTTTCTGTTATTGAAAAAGATTTATGATCAGCATACCTGTCCTTTCTCTTGTGGCATTGAAGTGCCTCATCAACTCCGGGAACAAAACTCCAAAGCTGAGTGTAAAGCCAAGGTTGATTGCATTACACACAGCCGCTGAAATACACACGACCCATGACCACGAGCTGTCTTGGAACCTTTTACCACTAAAGATACGCTTCAgctttttaaaagtgttttcttcaCCCATTTGAATCGAATTTTCCTAAGGTTTCCTTACTTAAGAGAACTCTCTAAGATTACTAAATTAAGTCGAGCGAAAAAAATGGGGTGAATTGCAACCATGCGCCTCCGTATGCAAATAAAGCCGTCTCATGTACTTCAAAACAACATCACGCCAAGAGCGACATTTGATTGACGAATCAAATCATTTCCGGGTCTCGGCACCAGTTTCGGAGATATCAATCAGACTGAACTGTGTATGATCTTGTGTTTATTCCAGTTAGTCAGGACTTTTTTATCTCATTAGTGACGTACATAATGAACACTAATTATACGTACATAATTAGCCGTTAATGTACTGATTTCATTACACCTATCATTGAATTTGATCACGTTTTCTGCAAAAATGTGTCATTATGTTGTCATCATGTTTAGGTAGCTTATCGCATGGTACACGAAGTTTCAATGTAACGCTccctctgattggttaataAGGTGGTATGATAccttaaaaaaggcaaaaatttcgaagttttacctaaaaatttttattgctggAAAGGCATATTTCACTCGGTATTAACGccacagtttaatttttcatgaaaatgttatttgttgtcCAGTATTTACTCAGAGATTGAACAGTGGGTTTTCAAACCCAAATACaacttttaaatgcattttccaTCAAACTGCATTTTGATAGAACTCCGAGTAGCTCAACATGTTCAGTTCAAAAACTATGTaagataatttcatgaaatttttcaCAGAAAGTCTTGAATGGTGCTTCTGTGCAATAAACCtaaaacaaagtacaaaggTAAATTGATGATTCAATGGCaggcaaatttttttccagaaggggcccattatttgtttatatgaaagtttttcattatttgacatGGTTATAATCATGTTGTATAAAATACTTTAGGTTCATTGCACAGATCCATCTATGCATAAGATATCCTGAATTTTTCAGAGCCATgggatttttttgttataaagtTATTGTTGTTGGTGTGATGTCTATGAAATGAGGGTTAAGTGGGCGTGGTCCTGTTGCTATAGTAACAGATGGTGTCAACAACAGTGCCAAACAATTTCTCTCAGTGAGTGTTATCACAGGAGGgactaataaaaatgtttcaaataatgtaaaaaatttccctttttgaaGGTATCATACCTCTTAAGACAGCGTGCTTCTTTAGAGTACAGAAGAAACATTAGGGCGCTGTTGTTATTCTCCATCTTAAGTACATTCGTGCTCCAGGGTGAGGAGGGACTGGT is from Pocillopora verrucosa isolate sample1 chromosome 7, ASM3666991v2, whole genome shotgun sequence and encodes:
- the LOC131784790 gene encoding monocarboxylate transporter 8-like, with the translated sequence MDNREEGGNAFKKLTRLFDGERFQDSLWSWVVCFAAAVCNGINLGFTLSFGVLFPELMRHFNATRGRTAWVGSIGLAMVWFASLPAGYLCDRFGCRITCFLGGLLCVTGLVATSFANSLNLMYFTYGLVYGSGACFIYNSNYLVLGKYFNEKLSLAVGITALGSSIGVLYTGPLLQILLDAFGWRNTFRIMTATFALVCILSLNFNPNVVATTIVTEIKAEALDMEKKVGIKRRISFYCSVWTFPVFTFVVISLMVGSFGMYVPYINLVKYCEDLGITAQSASRLFIFIGLTSSLARILSGKLCNNPKINPVFVYQSSLFIGGVCVLLLPMATTYWALVLFSCAYGISDGIFITTQCYILLSCVDKERATASFCILNLLYSFSVATGGPIAGLMADQSGNYINSFYMTGGVLMFAFVIPFGVTFTKLRGSRVSPIVSEMRDLEARNTEPNPKANPSDSKDFPVS